A region of Frederiksenia canicola DNA encodes the following proteins:
- a CDS encoding transporter, producing MMGFAKNTAKLTACIALGAAVGFGLAEIQTPQWRTTAQFDQPTVQELGNYYALASTYHLVSGEKIDQFDQWLSEKSYGEFKRNLTSPDVIKQFLTEKMQPEQLINAFQFDAKTQQLHLTLSHRETAKPLLDEFIQYANLRSRAALNGELISQWKVLFQQVKTAAETNLGAIQNGSHIAAQDWNGKLTLMKSVQPLDNQLIAYRLVQRPSVPVQPHSPIRNLWMMIGAASGLLLGLFSLSLASFRRNAA from the coding sequence GCGGTTGGTTTTGGTTTGGCTGAAATCCAAACGCCACAATGGCGAACCACCGCTCAATTCGACCAACCTACCGTCCAAGAGCTCGGCAACTACTATGCATTAGCCAGCACTTACCATTTGGTAAGCGGTGAGAAAATCGATCAATTTGACCAATGGCTAAGTGAAAAAAGCTACGGCGAGTTTAAACGAAATTTGACTTCGCCTGATGTGATCAAACAGTTTCTAACCGAAAAAATGCAACCTGAGCAACTTATCAATGCATTTCAGTTTGATGCAAAAACGCAACAACTGCATTTGACCTTAAGCCACCGTGAAACTGCCAAACCGTTGCTGGACGAATTTATTCAATACGCCAATTTACGTAGCCGAGCGGCGCTTAATGGTGAGCTGATTAGTCAATGGAAGGTGCTATTCCAACAAGTGAAAACGGCTGCGGAAACCAATTTGGGCGCCATCCAAAATGGCTCACACATCGCTGCACAAGACTGGAACGGCAAATTGACTCTCATGAAATCGGTGCAGCCACTAGACAACCAACTCATCGCCTATCGCTTAGTGCAAAGACCGAGCGTGCCTGTTCAACCCCATTCGCCTATACGAAATTTATGGATGATGATTGGGGCGGCAAGTGGTCTGCTGCTTGGCTTATTTTCTCTTTCACTTGCGAGCTTCCGCCGTAATGCAGCGTAA
- the wecB gene encoding non-hydrolyzing UDP-N-acetylglucosamine 2-epimerase: MQRKIKVLSVFGTRPEAIKMSPIVAALAQDPTFDANVCVTGQHRQMLDQVLDLFAISPDFDLNIMKSGQSLADITAQILLELPAVLTACSPDIVLVHGDTTTTFAATLACFYQKIPVAHIEAGLRTYDLHSPFPEEANRHLTSVLAAYHFAPTENAKQNLLAENIPADRIFVVGNSVIDALLNALQKIRRNPPLAEQLACRYSFLDDHKKLILVTGHRRENIGKGFERICLALAEIARQQPEVQIVFPVHLNPQVGEPVNRLLSGIENLFLLEPQDYLPFIYLMDRAYLVLTDSGGIQEEASALGTPVLVMRETSERTEAIATGSVKLVGTQTANIVQAVNQLLHNKTSYRQMIQAHSPYGDGKTSESVVRILKNVGNHLV; encoded by the coding sequence ATGCAGCGTAAAATCAAGGTGTTAAGCGTCTTTGGCACTCGCCCCGAAGCGATAAAAATGTCGCCGATTGTGGCGGCGTTAGCCCAAGATCCCACTTTTGATGCCAACGTGTGTGTGACGGGGCAGCATCGTCAAATGCTAGATCAAGTGCTTGATTTATTTGCGATCTCGCCTGATTTCGATCTGAACATTATGAAATCAGGGCAGAGCTTGGCGGACATTACCGCTCAAATCTTGCTCGAGCTGCCTGCGGTTTTAACCGCATGTTCTCCTGATATTGTACTTGTACACGGCGATACTACCACAACGTTTGCCGCTACTTTGGCGTGCTTTTACCAAAAAATCCCTGTCGCTCACATCGAAGCAGGGCTACGCACCTACGATCTGCATTCTCCTTTTCCTGAAGAAGCCAACCGCCATTTGACGAGCGTGTTGGCGGCGTATCATTTCGCCCCAACGGAAAATGCCAAGCAGAATTTACTGGCGGAAAATATCCCAGCGGATCGGATTTTTGTGGTCGGTAACAGCGTGATTGATGCCTTGCTCAACGCTTTGCAAAAAATCCGCCGAAACCCACCGCTTGCTGAACAGCTTGCTTGCCGTTATTCGTTTTTAGATGACCACAAAAAATTGATTTTGGTCACGGGACATCGGCGGGAAAATATCGGCAAAGGCTTTGAACGTATCTGTTTGGCGTTAGCAGAAATCGCCCGCCAGCAGCCAGAGGTGCAAATTGTGTTCCCTGTGCATCTCAACCCACAGGTCGGCGAGCCAGTCAATCGCTTGTTGAGCGGCATTGAGAACCTGTTTTTACTCGAACCGCAGGATTACCTGCCGTTTATCTACTTAATGGATAGGGCTTATTTGGTACTGACGGACTCGGGCGGCATTCAGGAAGAGGCTTCCGCCCTAGGCACGCCTGTGTTGGTGATGCGAGAGACTAGCGAACGTACGGAAGCTATCGCTACAGGCTCGGTAAAATTAGTTGGCACCCAAACTGCCAACATCGTCCAAGCGGTCAATCAACTGCTTCATAACAAGACGAGTTACCGCCAAATGATCCAAGCTCACAGCCCTTACGGCGACGGTAAAACAAGCGAAAGCGTGGTACGGATTTTGAAAAATGTAGGAAACCATTTAGTGTAG
- the wecC gene encoding UDP-N-acetyl-D-mannosamine dehydrogenase, with translation MKKNQRISIIGLGYIGLPTAAVFAQSGCRVIGVDSNPQVVETLNQGKIHIHEPQLAEAVQQAVSSGRFFATLTPQPADAFIIAVPTPFQADHQPDLSYIQAAIESLAPVLNNGNLIVLESTSPVGTTEKLAEWLTALRPDLTDQLFFAYCPERVLPGNIMQEIYHNDRIIGGLTPESSEQAVSLYQLFTKGECLTTDSRTAEMCKLTENAFRDVNIAFANELSMICDRHQINVWELIALANRHPRVNILQAGAGVGGHCIAVDPWFIVSLDPEQSRLIQTARHINDHKPQWLRDKIKLAVADCAAATDRKPSDITIACFGLAFKADVDDLRHSPALQITEQLADWHHGTLLAVEPYITTLPESLNGKATLTDFHTALAQADIAVLLVDHHLFKTAQPTQRWIVDAKGIWQ, from the coding sequence ATGAAAAAAAACCAACGTATTTCCATCATTGGCTTAGGTTATATCGGTTTGCCTACGGCAGCGGTGTTTGCCCAAAGTGGTTGCCGCGTGATTGGCGTGGACAGCAATCCACAGGTGGTGGAAACCCTAAACCAAGGCAAAATTCACATTCACGAGCCACAGTTGGCAGAGGCGGTGCAACAAGCGGTCAGTTCTGGGCGATTTTTTGCAACGCTCACCCCCCAACCTGCGGACGCCTTTATCATCGCCGTGCCTACGCCGTTCCAAGCGGATCATCAGCCCGATTTGAGTTATATCCAAGCGGCGATTGAAAGCCTTGCTCCAGTGTTGAATAACGGTAATTTGATTGTGTTGGAATCAACCTCTCCTGTTGGCACGACGGAAAAACTTGCCGAATGGCTAACGGCATTACGCCCCGATCTCACCGATCAACTCTTTTTTGCTTACTGCCCAGAACGTGTGCTACCCGGCAACATTATGCAAGAAATCTACCACAACGACCGCATTATCGGCGGGCTAACTCCCGAGAGCAGCGAACAAGCGGTCAGTTTGTATCAGCTTTTTACCAAAGGCGAATGTTTGACCACCGACAGCCGCACCGCTGAAATGTGTAAACTCACTGAAAATGCCTTCCGTGATGTGAATATCGCCTTTGCTAACGAATTGTCGATGATTTGCGACCGCCACCAAATCAATGTGTGGGAGCTGATCGCCCTTGCTAACCGCCACCCGCGTGTCAATATTTTGCAAGCGGGAGCTGGCGTGGGCGGGCATTGCATAGCCGTTGATCCGTGGTTTATCGTTTCGCTCGATCCAGAACAGAGCCGCTTAATCCAAACCGCTCGCCATATCAATGACCACAAACCGCAATGGCTGCGAGATAAAATCAAACTCGCCGTTGCCGATTGTGCCGCCGCCACCGACCGAAAACCGAGCGACATCACCATCGCCTGTTTTGGCTTAGCTTTCAAAGCGGATGTGGACGATCTTCGTCACAGTCCCGCCTTGCAAATCACCGAACAACTCGCCGATTGGCACCACGGCACCTTACTGGCTGTTGAACCCTACATTACCACCTTGCCTGAGAGCCTAAACGGCAAAGCCACGCTCACCGACTTCCACACCGCGTTAGCCCAAGCAGATATTGCCGTACTGCTGGTTGATCATCATCTGTTTAAAACCGCCCAACCCACACAGCGTTGGATTGTCGATGCAAAAGGAATCTGGCAATGA
- the rffC gene encoding dTDP-4-amino-4,6-dideoxy-D-galactose acyltransferase: MKIERNQWESEFFGREIGSLIFELEDHILPPLAGEVPCEAGSRGEQAVSFCQNFTNFPPSVSLCSTTSPASGGRIEGISLLQAKTPTTDLNTIHWLQQHGFQLVETEITFVLEFAKFPEKLTACECRIAEKTDVAALKKLVGSAFPHTRFRPPYFSQAENQRFYAKWIENAVKGEFDDLCLIAEQDGKLQGTISLRFNGKTAKIGLLAVASEFQRQGIAKRLLSAAISHAKHHNAENLHITTQLSNIAAISLYQSIGATISETNYWFYQFFCKYL, translated from the coding sequence ATGAAAATCGAACGAAATCAATGGGAAAGTGAATTTTTTGGGAGAGAGATTGGTTCGTTGATTTTTGAGCTAGAGGATCACATTCTGCCCCCGCTTGCGGGGGAAGTACCCTGCGAAGCAGGGAGTAGGGGGGAACAAGCGGTCAGTTTTTGCCAAAATTTTACAAATTTCCCCCCTTCGGTTTCGCTTTGTTCAACCACTTCCCCGGCAAGCGGGGGCAGAATAGAAGGTATCTCGTTGCTCCAAGCCAAAACCCCCACCACCGATCTCAACACAATCCACTGGTTGCAACAACACGGTTTTCAACTGGTGGAAACGGAAATCACCTTTGTACTTGAATTTGCAAAATTTCCCGAGAAACTGACCGCTTGCGAATGCCGAATTGCCGAAAAAACGGATGTCGCCGCCCTAAAAAAACTCGTTGGCTCCGCTTTTCCTCACACTCGCTTCCGTCCACCCTATTTCAGCCAAGCAGAAAACCAACGTTTCTATGCAAAATGGATCGAAAATGCGGTGAAAGGTGAGTTTGATGATCTTTGCTTGATCGCCGAACAAGACGGCAAACTGCAAGGCACAATCAGTCTAAGATTCAACGGCAAAACCGCCAAAATTGGCTTACTTGCCGTTGCTTCCGAATTTCAACGCCAAGGCATCGCGAAGCGATTACTTTCCGCCGCCATATCACACGCCAAACACCATAATGCCGAAAATTTGCACATCACCACTCAACTGAGTAACATAGCCGCCATCTCGCTCTATCAATCTATTGGAGCGACAATTTCTGAGACGAATTATTGGTTTTATCAATTTTTTTGTAAATATTTGTAA
- a CDS encoding lecithin retinol acyltransferase family protein has product MIAGDHIYSPRTGYTHHGIYIGNQQVIHYSGFANGMNSGEICIAAVDEFSNGNPVHVLERPFRVFSHTETVERAYQRLGEDWYNVLLNNCEHFVNWCINGKHESSQVNDLVDSLQKVNDAVSYSKSLSSPSLDSGRIATTVPTSSLPLSLGGGVTAISGLAGIASTVVATKMVEEVLSDDSEVKQTFVDAVDSTTEFIGETVEEVGEVIDSVVTGAIDFIGSIFD; this is encoded by the coding sequence ATGATTGCTGGAGATCATATCTATTCCCCGAGAACGGGTTACACTCACCACGGTATTTATATCGGTAATCAACAAGTGATTCACTATTCTGGTTTTGCAAATGGAATGAATAGTGGTGAAATTTGCATTGCAGCAGTAGATGAATTTAGTAATGGAAATCCAGTGCATGTTTTGGAAAGGCCTTTCCGAGTTTTTAGCCATACTGAAACCGTAGAGCGAGCTTATCAGCGATTAGGTGAAGACTGGTATAACGTATTACTGAATAATTGTGAACATTTTGTAAACTGGTGTATTAATGGTAAACATGAAAGTTCACAAGTGAATGATTTAGTGGATTCTTTGCAGAAAGTAAATGATGCGGTTTCTTATTCTAAATCTCTCAGTTCACCTTCGCTCGACAGCGGGAGAATAGCAACAACAGTACCAACTTCATCACTTCCTTTATCGTTAGGTGGGGGAGTAACCGCAATCTCTGGTTTAGCGGGAATTGCATCGACTGTGGTTGCTACGAAAATGGTTGAAGAAGTGCTTTCGGATGATAGTGAAGTTAAGCAAACGTTTGTGGATGCAGTGGATTCAACGACTGAATTTATCGGTGAAACCGTTGAGGAAGTCGGAGAAGTGATTGATTCTGTTGTAACTGGAGCAATTGACTTTATCGGCAGTATTTTTGATTAG
- the rffA gene encoding dTDP-4-amino-4,6-dideoxygalactose transaminase yields MQQAMASGRLSGDGDFTRRCESWFEQQFGTARALLTPSCTASLEMAAILLDIQAGDEVIMPSYTFVSTANAFALRGAKIVFVDVRPDTMNMDEGLIEAAITPRTKAIVPVHYAGVACEMDAMMALAEKYGLWVVEDAAQGVMAGYKGRALGTIGHLGCFSFHETKNYTAGGEGGAILINDPALIERAEIVREKGTDRSQFFRGQIDKYTWRDLGSSFLPSELQAAYLFAQLESAEQINRKRLILWQNYQQAFAALAATGRIELPTIPPDCQQNGHLFYLKLRNLADRSAFIAHLKKHNILAVFHYIPLHTSPAGQRFGRFVGEDRFTTQESERLVRLPLFYNLSEGDQQRVIDVALEYFK; encoded by the coding sequence ATGCAACAAGCGATGGCAAGTGGCAGGCTGTCGGGCGATGGCGATTTTACCCGCCGCTGCGAAAGTTGGTTTGAGCAGCAATTCGGCACAGCTCGGGCGTTGTTGACGCCGTCTTGCACCGCATCGCTCGAAATGGCAGCGATTTTGCTCGATATTCAGGCAGGCGATGAAGTAATTATGCCCAGCTACACCTTTGTGTCCACCGCCAATGCCTTTGCCTTGCGGGGAGCGAAAATCGTGTTTGTAGATGTTCGCCCTGACACGATGAACATGGATGAAGGCTTAATTGAAGCGGCAATCACCCCTCGCACCAAAGCGATTGTGCCAGTGCATTACGCCGGCGTCGCGTGTGAAATGGATGCGATGATGGCGTTGGCGGAAAAATACGGCTTGTGGGTGGTGGAAGATGCCGCACAGGGCGTGATGGCGGGCTATAAAGGCAGGGCATTAGGTACTATCGGGCATTTGGGCTGTTTCAGCTTTCACGAAACCAAAAACTACACCGCAGGCGGTGAAGGTGGAGCAATCTTGATCAACGATCCTGCTTTGATCGAGCGGGCGGAGATTGTGCGAGAAAAAGGCACAGATCGCAGCCAGTTTTTCCGTGGGCAGATCGACAAATACACATGGCGGGATCTCGGTTCGAGCTTTCTCCCTTCTGAACTGCAAGCCGCATACCTTTTCGCTCAGCTAGAAAGTGCCGAGCAAATTAATCGCAAGCGACTGATTTTATGGCAAAATTACCAACAGGCCTTTGCGGCACTGGCTGCTACTGGGAGAATTGAGTTGCCAACTATTCCGCCCGATTGCCAGCAAAACGGGCATCTTTTTTATCTTAAACTTCGCAATCTTGCCGATCGTTCAGCATTTATTGCTCACTTAAAAAAGCATAATATTTTGGCGGTGTTTCATTATATCCCCCTACACACCAGCCCCGCAGGACAACGCTTCGGGCGTTTTGTGGGCGAAGATCGTTTCACCACTCAAGAAAGTGAACGGCTTGTGCGATTGCCGTTGTTCTATAATTTGAGCGAAGGCGATCAACAAAGGGTGATTGATGTGGCGTTGGAGTATTTTAAATGA